In Daphnia pulicaria isolate SC F1-1A chromosome 5, SC_F0-13Bv2, whole genome shotgun sequence, a single genomic region encodes these proteins:
- the LOC124340787 gene encoding protein turtle-like isoform X1, translating to MARVRRRIAFGLTRCCHDFTPACCSCRQFNETNKQESGAGEVQDGRSIYLSSDACSSYQRKNKSGRLRRHRFISSFLSKSTDGGCQQSLEQQPALRPTISQRSHLMPIISSHHTVVFIVVTLLHSLFTSGLSNPQDAEHLTAMVGDSIVFNCHIEFPEAHPVPYVIQWEKKGVEIPIFIWYENYLHTGEGYEGRVSRIAQQGSLEGSSHYGLASLNLTRIRESDQGWYSCLVNFLNRSPRQDKNGTLFHLNVHAPPRFTMTPEDVVYVSLGDPIILSCLAEGTPIPEILWYRDNELVHTSPSLAVANDGTELRISSIRQEDIGDYTCAAKNGQGSVRHTTKLVVAGGAVIIVPPLNVTRLEGDKLEMPCEARGLPGNFSVTWYRENHAVRSIPWLESRTLLKRDGTLVISPVHSDDRGLYSCEVTNGIGEPQRASAYIEVEYPARVTFTPTVQYLPLRLSGVVRCHVEAHPPFQFITWTKDKRIFDPFETPNVGVLKNGSLLFEKVSQENQGRYTCTPYNVHGTAGSSAVMEVLVREPPTFVTRPKPIYQHKIDDDIQMMCEAQGTPSPRVTWRRMDGRPLPRDRSREELGVLTLSKLRRTDFGYYECHVSNEVATLVATAHLVIEGTTPHAPYNITTESSEFSVSLEWLPGYSGGSDYSQNYVIWYRQEGATQWIPVDVDPPTNTKTVIHNLQPGTSYEFQVIGKNVLGDGMFSNIIKERTKGQRPPDPPPPGPSRATTSPAPSNSGDNDELRKYNVIVYPTDARGSTYIPALFRPTGPPPIAPENVTITETSDGIILSWSYPRRGNIAIAYFTVDYCYDDQWRRLSKSELKSTENNFQVKNLSPGKTYMFRINSHTLTSQASSEKVSYIIQRKIKDKAITAGIVGGILFFIVAIILAVCTVKCVNKRNKRRRREQENAYSMVACQMSADTRNGCQTGPAKSVPSRKGWIGRLPSITRLSHLKRGAASIRHVLHICPIELPEQDHETGRTSVATRTGNLPLGTGTTTTDADDWLEYGAAELQTRSTRRRLEARYNVQAEFLQPAGWISRTPEGKFVVADEGARQIHPTYGSYSPAISPVVESGVYRIGGDRLIWPRPKPILRRELSPVPPTSGILPAMISPPTNYPLAMSSHPTVTSPQFGRHAIPSQPSSPHHLIPGSRQEAIRSSSPGPGLLLSPSLANFSDMSSVRHPSSAERSLHTTFSSRLSSFQKQQTPDLPPRQNRLNRFFPSAVALSSSVTPNNNYIHELPALLPIHQQLIVQQSPRRQVSPPLETMRTVRAEVHSTETPRSGSKQRVQNEFGLLLNTAGRHFHAPPPFRPPPPPVYHQLPYTISYPSSLQRPLATSSPPRSRHFPEGAGPFPPGNYPRRTADLLGSPRRRSPLTIAVRLSPSRTQQRMSERSRSQIVEYSPQSQSSSSGFDSKNTSQQNQSSQSGSGQSQLMATNFSSSTLWGTSPPSQVTSGESTYVNWPVKALATPSLSLLDASVDNHYEFDTTQSPNETGLQDSTLHTATFIPPTTTRAVDLSTDSSGPGPGRHRKVGPIPARSENIEARVQAMKEEFQEYRKRRARGLLESAC from the exons ATGGCTCGGGTCCGAAGGCGTATCGCATTCGGTCTTACCCGATGTTGCCACGATTTCACGCCCGCATGCTGCTCTTGCCGTCAATTCA ATGAAACAAACAAGCAGGAATCGGGCGCCGGTGAAGTCCAAGATGGCAGGTCGATCTACCTCTCGTCTGACGCTTGCAGCAGCTACCAGCGCAAAAATAAGTCCGGAAGGCTGCGGCGGCATCGATTTATCTCatcctttttatcaaaatccaCTGACGGTGGTTGCCAGCAATCGCTAGAGCAGCAGCCTGCACTACGACCCACGATCTCTCAACGCTCCCACCTTATGCCCATCATTTCGTCCCACCACACTGTTGTCTTCATTGTCGTCACTCTCCTCCACTCGCTATTCACCTCAG GATTAAGTAACCCACAGGACGCTGAACATCTGACGGCAATGGTAGGCGACTCGATCGTCTTCAACTGCCACATCGAGTTTCCAGAAGCCCATCCAGTTCCTTACGTCATTCAGTGGGAGAAAAAG GGAGTGGAGATacctatttttatttggtaCGAAAACTATTTGCATACGGGCGAAGGATACGAAGGCCGAGTGTCTCGCATAGCACAACAAGGCTCCCTCGAAGGCTCATCTCATTACGGCCTAGCTTCGCTCAACCTGACACGGATTCGTGAGTCCGATCAAGGCTGGTATTCGTGTTTGGTCAACTTTCTCAACCGATCGCCACGACAAGACAAGAATGGCACTCTCTTCCATCTTAACGTTCATG CTCCACCAAGATTTACGATGACTCCCGAAGACGTAGTCTACGTCAGCCTTGGAGATCCTATTATTCTGAGTTGCCTGGCAGAAGGAACACCCATCCCTGAGATCCTGTGGTATCGCGACAACGAGTTAGTTCACACCTCCCCCTCTCTGGCCGTGGCCAACGATGGCACTGAGCTGCGGATTTCGAGCATACGCCAGGAAGATATTGGCGACTACACGTGTGCAGCCAAGAATGGCCAAGGAAGTGTCCGACATACCACAAAACTCGTCGTTGCTG GAGGAGCCGTAATAATCGTTCCGCCATTGAACGTCACCAGACTGGAGGGTGACAAGTTGGAGATGCCATGTGAGGCACGGGGGCTTCCTGGCAACTTTAGCGTTACCTGGTACCGTGAAAATCATGCTGTGCGCTCGATCCCGTGGCTCGAGTCCCGCACTTTACTTAAAAGAGATGGTACTCTGGTTATCAGTCCCGTTCACTCGGACGACAGAGGGCTCTATTCATGCGAAGTCACCAACGGAATCGGCGAACCCCAGAGAGCGTCGGCCTATATAGAGGTTGAAT ATCCTGCTCGAGTGACGTTCACTCCAACGGTTCAGTATCTTCCATTGCGACTGTCGGGCGTAGTACGATGTCACGTCGAAGCTCATCCACCATTTCAATTCATCACGTGGACTAAGGACAAACGAATATTCGATCCTTTTGAAACGCCCAACGTCGGTGTCCTGAAAAACGGCTCGTTGCTTTTTGAAAAG GTGTCGCAAGAAAACCAAGGTCGTTATACATGCACGCCGTACAACGTCCATGGAACTGCAGGCTCGTCAGCTGTTATGGAAGTTCTTGTCCGAGAGCCGCCTACGTTCGTGACTCGACCCAAACCTATATACCAGCACAAGATTGACGACGACATTCAGATGATGTGCGAGGCTCAAGGAACTCCCAGTCCCCGCGTCACTTGGAGAAGG ATGGACGGACGGCCTCTGCCTCGTGACCGTTCCCGGGAGGAACTTGGCGTATTGACGCTGAGCAAGCTCCGTCGGACGGATTTCGGATACTACGAATGTCACGTCTCTAACGAAGTGGCTACACTGGTCGCCACTGCTCATCTGGTCATCGAAGGAACGACGCCTCATGCTCCTTACAATATTACCACCGAGTCAAGTGAATTCTCGGTCAGCCTCGAGTGGCTTCCGGGCTATAGTGGTGGATCTGATTACTCACAAAACTACGTCATTTG GTACCGACAAGAGGGAGCAACGCAGTGGATTCCTGTCGACGTCGATCCACCAACCAATACAAAGACGGTAATACACAACCTGCAGCCGGGAACCTCCTATGAGTTCCAGGTCATTGGCAAGAATGTTTTAGGAGATGGAATGTTCAGCAATATCATCAAGGAACGCACCAAAG GGCAAAGACCACCTGATCCACCTCCTCCTGGTCCTAGTCGAGCGACCACGTCACCGGCTCCGTCGAATAGCGGAGATAATGACG AATTACGGAAGTACAATGTAATCGTTTACCCGACTGACGCTCGTGGTTCCACCTACATTCCTGCTTTATTTCGCCCAACAG GGCCACCCCCAATAGCGCCAGAGAATGTAACCATCACCGAAACTTCCGATGGAATTATACTCTCCTGGAGCTATCCCCGTCGTGGAAATATAGCCATTGCGTATTTTACAGTGGATTATTGCTACGACGATCAATGGAGGCGGCTGAGTAAATCAGAGCTCAAGTCCACAGAGAATAATTTTCAAG taaAAAATCTGAGTCCTGGAAAGACGTATATGTTCAGGATTAACTCACATACGTTGACAAGTCAGGCCTCAAGCGAAAAGGTCTCGTACATCATCCAGCGCAAGATCAAAGACAAAGCTATCACTGCAGGAATCGTTGGAGGAATACTTTTTTTCATTGTAGCCATCATTTTGGCTGTTTGCACAGTAAAGTGTGTCAATAAGCGGAACAAGAGACGCAGGCGTGAACAGGAAAATG CTTACAGCATGGTGGCCTGTCAGATGTCAGCAGATACTCGAAACGGCTGTCAAACGGGCCCTGCCAAGTCAGTGCCTTCCAGAAA AGGATGGATTGGCCGACTGCCCTCTATAACGCGATTGTCACACTTGAAGCGAGGAGCAGCTTCTATCCGCCACGTTCTACACATTTGTCCAATTGAGCTGCCGGAGCAAGATCACGAAACGGGAAGAACGTCGGTAGCAACGAGAACAGGAAACTTACCACTTGGAACAGGAACGACTACCACTGATGCTGACGACTGGCTTGAGTACGGCGCGGCTGAGTTGCAAACGCGAAGCACTAGACGACGATTGGAGGCTCGATACAACGTCCAGGCCGAATTTCTCCAACCAGCTGGATGGATTTCTCGAACACCAGAGGGCAAGTTCGTGGTTGCCGATGAAGGTGCTCGGCAGATCCATCCAACTTACGGCTCCTATTCACCAGCTATAAGTCCTGTTGTCGAAAGTGGAGTTTACCGAATAGGTGGCGACCGACTTATCTGGCCACGACCGAAGCCAATTTTACGCAGGGAACTAAGCCCTGTACCACCTACTAGTGGTATATTGCCGGCTATGATATCTCCACCGACTAATTATCCGCTAGCCATGTCATCCCATCCAACAGTAACTTCTCCCCAGTTCGGCCGACACGCAATCCCGTCGCAGCCGTCATCTCCTCATCATTTGATACCTGGCAGTCGCCAAGAAGCGATTAGATCTAGTTCACCAGGTCCGGGACTCCTACTATCCCCCTCTTTAGCAAACTTTAGCGACATGAGTTCGGTTCGTCATCCTAGCTCAGCAGAACGATCTTTGCATACCACATTCTCGTCTCGCCTTTCCTCTTTTCAAAAGCAACAGACACCAGACTTACCTCCGCGTCAAAACAGGCTCAACCGTTTTTTCCCATCTGCTGTCGCTCTCTCCTCCTCCGTAACGCCAAATAATAACTACATCCACGAGCTTCCTGCCCTTCTACCGATTCATCAGCAGCTGATTGTCCAGCAGTCACCCAGACGACAAGTCTCACCTCCACTAGAGACGATGCGTACTGTTCGCGCCGAAGTCCATTCGACTGAGACACCTCGCAGTGGGTCAAAGCAACGTGTTCAAAATGAGTTCGGCTTGCTCCTGAATACCGCCGGAAGGCATTTTCACGCTCCACCTCCTTTCcgaccgccgccgccaccggtTTATCATCAACTTCCGTATACAATTTCATATCCGTCATCGTTACAGCGGCCATTGGCAACAAGTTCGCCACCACGAAGTCGTCATTTCCCTGAAGGTGCTGGTCCCTTTCCCCCAGGAAACTATCCTCGACGTACCGCCGATCTTCTTGGTTCACCCAGGCGACGTTCACCGCTAACAATAGCAGTTCGACTGAGTCCATCTCGGACGCAGCAGCGAATGAGTGAACGAAGCCGTAGTCAAATAGTTGAGTACTCTCCTCAAAGCCAATCGAGTTCGAGCGGATTCGATAGTAAAAACACATCGCAACAAAATCAGAGTTCACAGTCTGGATCCGGACAATCACAGCTCATGGCTACTAACTTCTCTTCTTCCACGCTATGGGGAACGTCTCCACCGAGCCAAGTAACTTCAGGCGAATCTACTTACGTCAACTGGCCCGTCAAAGCACTGGCCACGCCTTCTCTATCTCTGCTGGATGCGAGTGTCGATAACCACTACGAATTCGACACGACGCAAAGTCCAAACGAGACGGGGCTACAGGATTCTACGCTTCATACGGCTACTTTCATTCCACCCACGACAACTAGAGCTGTTGATCTATCCACAGATTCCTCTGGACCTGGACCAGGACGCCATAGAAAGGTTGGGCCAATACCGGCACGGTCGGAAAACATTGAAGCTAGGGTTCAAGCCATGAAGGAAGAATTTCAAGAATATCGGAAACGAAGGGCTCGCGGACTACTCGAAAGTGCGTGTTAA
- the LOC124340787 gene encoding protein turtle-like isoform X2, with protein MARVRRRIAFGLTRCCHDFTPACCSCRQFNETNKQESGAGEVQDGRSIYLSSDACSSYQRKNKSGRLRRHRFISSFLSKSTDGGCQQSLEQQPALRPTISQRSHLMPIISSHHTVVFIVVTLLHSLFTSGLSNPQDAEHLTAMVGDSIVFNCHIEFPEAHPVPYVIQWEKKGVEIPIFIWYENYLHTGEGYEGRVSRIAQQGSLEGSSHYGLASLNLTRIRESDQGWYSCLVNFLNRSPRQDKNGTLFHLNVHAPPRFTMTPEDVVYVSLGDPIILSCLAEGTPIPEILWYRDNELVHTSPSLAVANDGTELRISSIRQEDIGDYTCAAKNGQGSVRHTTKLVVAGGAVIIVPPLNVTRLEGDKLEMPCEARGLPGNFSVTWYRENHAVRSIPWLESRTLLKRDGTLVISPVHSDDRGLYSCEVTNGIGEPQRASAYIEVEYPARVTFTPTVQYLPLRLSGVVRCHVEAHPPFQFITWTKDKRIFDPFETPNVGVLKNGSLLFEKVSQENQGRYTCTPYNVHGTAGSSAVMEVLVREPPTFVTRPKPIYQHKIDDDIQMMCEAQGTPSPRVTWRRMDGRPLPRDRSREELGVLTLSKLRRTDFGYYECHVSNEVATLVATAHLVIEGTTPHAPYNITTESSEFSVSLEWLPGYSGGSDYSQNYVIWYRQEGATQWIPVDVDPPTNTKTVIHNLQPGTSYEFQVIGKNVLGDGMFSNIIKERTKGQRPPDPPPPGPSRATTSPAPSNSGDNDGPPPIAPENVTITETSDGIILSWSYPRRGNIAIAYFTVDYCYDDQWRRLSKSELKSTENNFQVKNLSPGKTYMFRINSHTLTSQASSEKVSYIIQRKIKDKAITAGIVGGILFFIVAIILAVCTVKCVNKRNKRRRREQENAYSMVACQMSADTRNGCQTGPAKSVPSRKGWIGRLPSITRLSHLKRGAASIRHVLHICPIELPEQDHETGRTSVATRTGNLPLGTGTTTTDADDWLEYGAAELQTRSTRRRLEARYNVQAEFLQPAGWISRTPEGKFVVADEGARQIHPTYGSYSPAISPVVESGVYRIGGDRLIWPRPKPILRRELSPVPPTSGILPAMISPPTNYPLAMSSHPTVTSPQFGRHAIPSQPSSPHHLIPGSRQEAIRSSSPGPGLLLSPSLANFSDMSSVRHPSSAERSLHTTFSSRLSSFQKQQTPDLPPRQNRLNRFFPSAVALSSSVTPNNNYIHELPALLPIHQQLIVQQSPRRQVSPPLETMRTVRAEVHSTETPRSGSKQRVQNEFGLLLNTAGRHFHAPPPFRPPPPPVYHQLPYTISYPSSLQRPLATSSPPRSRHFPEGAGPFPPGNYPRRTADLLGSPRRRSPLTIAVRLSPSRTQQRMSERSRSQIVEYSPQSQSSSSGFDSKNTSQQNQSSQSGSGQSQLMATNFSSSTLWGTSPPSQVTSGESTYVNWPVKALATPSLSLLDASVDNHYEFDTTQSPNETGLQDSTLHTATFIPPTTTRAVDLSTDSSGPGPGRHRKVGPIPARSENIEARVQAMKEEFQEYRKRRARGLLESAC; from the exons ATGGCTCGGGTCCGAAGGCGTATCGCATTCGGTCTTACCCGATGTTGCCACGATTTCACGCCCGCATGCTGCTCTTGCCGTCAATTCA ATGAAACAAACAAGCAGGAATCGGGCGCCGGTGAAGTCCAAGATGGCAGGTCGATCTACCTCTCGTCTGACGCTTGCAGCAGCTACCAGCGCAAAAATAAGTCCGGAAGGCTGCGGCGGCATCGATTTATCTCatcctttttatcaaaatccaCTGACGGTGGTTGCCAGCAATCGCTAGAGCAGCAGCCTGCACTACGACCCACGATCTCTCAACGCTCCCACCTTATGCCCATCATTTCGTCCCACCACACTGTTGTCTTCATTGTCGTCACTCTCCTCCACTCGCTATTCACCTCAG GATTAAGTAACCCACAGGACGCTGAACATCTGACGGCAATGGTAGGCGACTCGATCGTCTTCAACTGCCACATCGAGTTTCCAGAAGCCCATCCAGTTCCTTACGTCATTCAGTGGGAGAAAAAG GGAGTGGAGATacctatttttatttggtaCGAAAACTATTTGCATACGGGCGAAGGATACGAAGGCCGAGTGTCTCGCATAGCACAACAAGGCTCCCTCGAAGGCTCATCTCATTACGGCCTAGCTTCGCTCAACCTGACACGGATTCGTGAGTCCGATCAAGGCTGGTATTCGTGTTTGGTCAACTTTCTCAACCGATCGCCACGACAAGACAAGAATGGCACTCTCTTCCATCTTAACGTTCATG CTCCACCAAGATTTACGATGACTCCCGAAGACGTAGTCTACGTCAGCCTTGGAGATCCTATTATTCTGAGTTGCCTGGCAGAAGGAACACCCATCCCTGAGATCCTGTGGTATCGCGACAACGAGTTAGTTCACACCTCCCCCTCTCTGGCCGTGGCCAACGATGGCACTGAGCTGCGGATTTCGAGCATACGCCAGGAAGATATTGGCGACTACACGTGTGCAGCCAAGAATGGCCAAGGAAGTGTCCGACATACCACAAAACTCGTCGTTGCTG GAGGAGCCGTAATAATCGTTCCGCCATTGAACGTCACCAGACTGGAGGGTGACAAGTTGGAGATGCCATGTGAGGCACGGGGGCTTCCTGGCAACTTTAGCGTTACCTGGTACCGTGAAAATCATGCTGTGCGCTCGATCCCGTGGCTCGAGTCCCGCACTTTACTTAAAAGAGATGGTACTCTGGTTATCAGTCCCGTTCACTCGGACGACAGAGGGCTCTATTCATGCGAAGTCACCAACGGAATCGGCGAACCCCAGAGAGCGTCGGCCTATATAGAGGTTGAAT ATCCTGCTCGAGTGACGTTCACTCCAACGGTTCAGTATCTTCCATTGCGACTGTCGGGCGTAGTACGATGTCACGTCGAAGCTCATCCACCATTTCAATTCATCACGTGGACTAAGGACAAACGAATATTCGATCCTTTTGAAACGCCCAACGTCGGTGTCCTGAAAAACGGCTCGTTGCTTTTTGAAAAG GTGTCGCAAGAAAACCAAGGTCGTTATACATGCACGCCGTACAACGTCCATGGAACTGCAGGCTCGTCAGCTGTTATGGAAGTTCTTGTCCGAGAGCCGCCTACGTTCGTGACTCGACCCAAACCTATATACCAGCACAAGATTGACGACGACATTCAGATGATGTGCGAGGCTCAAGGAACTCCCAGTCCCCGCGTCACTTGGAGAAGG ATGGACGGACGGCCTCTGCCTCGTGACCGTTCCCGGGAGGAACTTGGCGTATTGACGCTGAGCAAGCTCCGTCGGACGGATTTCGGATACTACGAATGTCACGTCTCTAACGAAGTGGCTACACTGGTCGCCACTGCTCATCTGGTCATCGAAGGAACGACGCCTCATGCTCCTTACAATATTACCACCGAGTCAAGTGAATTCTCGGTCAGCCTCGAGTGGCTTCCGGGCTATAGTGGTGGATCTGATTACTCACAAAACTACGTCATTTG GTACCGACAAGAGGGAGCAACGCAGTGGATTCCTGTCGACGTCGATCCACCAACCAATACAAAGACGGTAATACACAACCTGCAGCCGGGAACCTCCTATGAGTTCCAGGTCATTGGCAAGAATGTTTTAGGAGATGGAATGTTCAGCAATATCATCAAGGAACGCACCAAAG GGCAAAGACCACCTGATCCACCTCCTCCTGGTCCTAGTCGAGCGACCACGTCACCGGCTCCGTCGAATAGCGGAGATAATGACG GGCCACCCCCAATAGCGCCAGAGAATGTAACCATCACCGAAACTTCCGATGGAATTATACTCTCCTGGAGCTATCCCCGTCGTGGAAATATAGCCATTGCGTATTTTACAGTGGATTATTGCTACGACGATCAATGGAGGCGGCTGAGTAAATCAGAGCTCAAGTCCACAGAGAATAATTTTCAAG taaAAAATCTGAGTCCTGGAAAGACGTATATGTTCAGGATTAACTCACATACGTTGACAAGTCAGGCCTCAAGCGAAAAGGTCTCGTACATCATCCAGCGCAAGATCAAAGACAAAGCTATCACTGCAGGAATCGTTGGAGGAATACTTTTTTTCATTGTAGCCATCATTTTGGCTGTTTGCACAGTAAAGTGTGTCAATAAGCGGAACAAGAGACGCAGGCGTGAACAGGAAAATG CTTACAGCATGGTGGCCTGTCAGATGTCAGCAGATACTCGAAACGGCTGTCAAACGGGCCCTGCCAAGTCAGTGCCTTCCAGAAA AGGATGGATTGGCCGACTGCCCTCTATAACGCGATTGTCACACTTGAAGCGAGGAGCAGCTTCTATCCGCCACGTTCTACACATTTGTCCAATTGAGCTGCCGGAGCAAGATCACGAAACGGGAAGAACGTCGGTAGCAACGAGAACAGGAAACTTACCACTTGGAACAGGAACGACTACCACTGATGCTGACGACTGGCTTGAGTACGGCGCGGCTGAGTTGCAAACGCGAAGCACTAGACGACGATTGGAGGCTCGATACAACGTCCAGGCCGAATTTCTCCAACCAGCTGGATGGATTTCTCGAACACCAGAGGGCAAGTTCGTGGTTGCCGATGAAGGTGCTCGGCAGATCCATCCAACTTACGGCTCCTATTCACCAGCTATAAGTCCTGTTGTCGAAAGTGGAGTTTACCGAATAGGTGGCGACCGACTTATCTGGCCACGACCGAAGCCAATTTTACGCAGGGAACTAAGCCCTGTACCACCTACTAGTGGTATATTGCCGGCTATGATATCTCCACCGACTAATTATCCGCTAGCCATGTCATCCCATCCAACAGTAACTTCTCCCCAGTTCGGCCGACACGCAATCCCGTCGCAGCCGTCATCTCCTCATCATTTGATACCTGGCAGTCGCCAAGAAGCGATTAGATCTAGTTCACCAGGTCCGGGACTCCTACTATCCCCCTCTTTAGCAAACTTTAGCGACATGAGTTCGGTTCGTCATCCTAGCTCAGCAGAACGATCTTTGCATACCACATTCTCGTCTCGCCTTTCCTCTTTTCAAAAGCAACAGACACCAGACTTACCTCCGCGTCAAAACAGGCTCAACCGTTTTTTCCCATCTGCTGTCGCTCTCTCCTCCTCCGTAACGCCAAATAATAACTACATCCACGAGCTTCCTGCCCTTCTACCGATTCATCAGCAGCTGATTGTCCAGCAGTCACCCAGACGACAAGTCTCACCTCCACTAGAGACGATGCGTACTGTTCGCGCCGAAGTCCATTCGACTGAGACACCTCGCAGTGGGTCAAAGCAACGTGTTCAAAATGAGTTCGGCTTGCTCCTGAATACCGCCGGAAGGCATTTTCACGCTCCACCTCCTTTCcgaccgccgccgccaccggtTTATCATCAACTTCCGTATACAATTTCATATCCGTCATCGTTACAGCGGCCATTGGCAACAAGTTCGCCACCACGAAGTCGTCATTTCCCTGAAGGTGCTGGTCCCTTTCCCCCAGGAAACTATCCTCGACGTACCGCCGATCTTCTTGGTTCACCCAGGCGACGTTCACCGCTAACAATAGCAGTTCGACTGAGTCCATCTCGGACGCAGCAGCGAATGAGTGAACGAAGCCGTAGTCAAATAGTTGAGTACTCTCCTCAAAGCCAATCGAGTTCGAGCGGATTCGATAGTAAAAACACATCGCAACAAAATCAGAGTTCACAGTCTGGATCCGGACAATCACAGCTCATGGCTACTAACTTCTCTTCTTCCACGCTATGGGGAACGTCTCCACCGAGCCAAGTAACTTCAGGCGAATCTACTTACGTCAACTGGCCCGTCAAAGCACTGGCCACGCCTTCTCTATCTCTGCTGGATGCGAGTGTCGATAACCACTACGAATTCGACACGACGCAAAGTCCAAACGAGACGGGGCTACAGGATTCTACGCTTCATACGGCTACTTTCATTCCACCCACGACAACTAGAGCTGTTGATCTATCCACAGATTCCTCTGGACCTGGACCAGGACGCCATAGAAAGGTTGGGCCAATACCGGCACGGTCGGAAAACATTGAAGCTAGGGTTCAAGCCATGAAGGAAGAATTTCAAGAATATCGGAAACGAAGGGCTCGCGGACTACTCGAAAGTGCGTGTTAA